The window GCCGGAACGCGCGGCGCGACGGTTGGCGGCGCTGGGCCTGGCACTCGCGGCGGCGGGCCACCTCTGGAGCCTGCGCCTGCCGGCGGTCAAGGAACTGTGGACGGGATCCTACGCGCTGATCACGGCGGGCTGGGCGCTGCTGGCGCTCGCGGTCTGTCTTCGACTGATCGACGGACTCGGCTGGCGGCGCGGCCTGTCCCCCCTGAAGCTCCTGGGCCGCCGGGCGCTGACGGCCTTCGTGGCCGCGCACCTGATCTCGGACGTAGCCATCCTGGTCGTGCGCTGGTCGGACGGGGCCGGGGGCACGATCTCGCTGCACCACTTCGTCCGGCGCCACCTGTTCGACGGCTGGTTGTCGCCGGAGGCCGCGTCCCTGGCACAGTCCCTGGGCTTGCTGGCGGTGATCGTGGCGACGCTGGCGGTGATGCGGCGGCGGGATCGCCCCCGCCGCTTGACGGGACACGCCCCGGCTGCCAAGCTGGAGACCAGGCGGGAGAACCACGCGTGACGCCATCGAAATACTTCAATCCCAGGCGATAGATCTTCGGCAGGCCCCGTCGCAATCCGCTCGTTCGCCTGTTGGCGGATCAATGCGCGAAGGTCACCCTGGCCTTCGACAACAACGACTATTACATGTACCGCAACGGCGAGAGCATGGTCGTCGGCCGCCTGGCGGGGACCCTGTGGTCCGGATGCCGGCCCGTGGTGTTCGACGCCGGCGCCAACGACGGCGAGTGGTCGCTGATGGTCCTCGCGACGAAGCGAGGGATCGACCTGCACGTCTTCGAGATAGTTCCCGACACCTACCGGATTCTCCAGCGCAACCTGCGCGAATACCTCGACGGCGGGGCCGGCATCGTCCTCAACGAGATCGGGTTGTGCAGCGACGAGAGGGAGATCGAGGTCTGGTCGAGCTACGGGTCCAACTCGGCCGGTGTGATGCCGCATCCCGATGCGCGGGACAACGCATGCATCACGGCAAGAGTGACCACCGGCGACGCCTACCTCGCGGCCAGTGGCGTGGAAAAGATAGACTATCTCAAGATCGACGTCGAAGGCGCCGGGTACAACGTCCTGCGGGGTTTCGCGGGCGCCCTGGCCGGGGGCCGGATCGCCATGCTCCAGTTCGAGTACGGACCCTACGCCACGGCCCTGGAGACCCTGCGGCCGGGCAACTTCCCGGCCGTCGCGCCCGGCATCGAGAATCCTTTCCTGCGCTGAGCGATATCTCGAGCGAATTCGATATCGCCGGCGACCGGGG of the bacterium genome contains:
- a CDS encoding FkbM family methyltransferase; translation: MADQCAKVTLAFDNNDYYMYRNGESMVVGRLAGTLWSGCRPVVFDAGANDGEWSLMVLATKRGIDLHVFEIVPDTYRILQRNLREYLDGGAGIVLNEIGLCSDEREIEVWSSYGSNSAGVMPHPDARDNACITARVTTGDAYLAASGVEKIDYLKIDVEGAGYNVLRGFAGALAGGRIAMLQFEYGPYATALETLRPGNFPAVAPGIENPFLR